A section of the Plutella xylostella chromosome 18, ilPluXylo3.1, whole genome shotgun sequence genome encodes:
- the LOC105381414 gene encoding upstream stimulatory factor 2 isoform X2: MSKVEIDIPDNSLDNSGDGELLGMVDEGSFDSAEDRNQMVSQSFIDGNEEDAGHYFKDIGGAVTYRFVPMTSGEETISDQASGSPTHVLANREFYVIGNSVDVFGSSSNSKKPIRRDPMQAKVITTKKRDDKRRATHNEVERRRRDKINTWISRLAALIPSSGLPDSANKGGILAKACDYITELTTKQKKFEKLEIDNEKLVMEVLKLNQELTELRKENSSLRSQMVDNCIVLTHRPKNQKS; this comes from the exons ATGTCCAAAGTTGAGATAGACATACCTGATAATTCACTGGACAAcag TGGCGACGGTGAATTACTAGGCATGGTAGATGAGGGGTCATTTG ACAGTGCTGAAGACCGGAATCAGATGGTCTCACAGTCGTTTATTGACGGGAACGAGGAGGACGCAGGTCACTACTTCAAAGATATTG gAGGAGCAGTGACATACAGGTTTGTGCCAATGACCTCTGGAGAGGAAACAATTAGTGATCAAGCATCTGGCTCGCCCACCCATG TACTCGCAAATCGTGAATTCTATGTAATTGGCAACTCAGTAGACGTGTTCGGATCCTCCTCAAATTCCAAGAAACCTATCAGAAGAGATCCAATGCAGGCAAAAGTTATTACTACTAAAAAG CGTGACGACAAGCGGCGAGCCACCCACAACGAGgtggagcggcggcggcgcgacaAG ATCAACACGTGGATCAGCCGGCTCGCGGCGCTGATCCCCAGCTCCGGGCTCCCGGACTCCGCCAACAAGGGCGGCATCCTGGCCAAGGCCTGTGATTATATAACGGAGCTCACGACTAAGCAGAAGAA ATTCGAGAAGTTAGAAATCGACAATGAAAAACTCGTAATGGAGGTACTGAAACTGAACCAAGAGCTAACAGAATTAAGAAAAGAGAATTCCTCACTTCGAAGCCAAATGGTAGATAATTGTATAGTATTAACACACAGGCCTAAGAACCAAAAGTCTTAG
- the LOC105381414 gene encoding upstream stimulatory factor 2 isoform X1, which produces MSKVEIDIPDNSLDNSGDGELLGMVDEGSFDSAEDRNQMVSQSFIDGNEEDAGHYFKDIGGAVTYRFVPMTSGEETISDQASGSPTHVLANREFYVIGNSVDVFGSSSNSKKPIRRDPMQAKVITTKKRDDKRRATHNEVERRRRDKINTWISRLAALIPSSGLPDSASKGGILAKACDYITELTTKQKKFEKLEIDNEKLVMEVLKLNQELTELRKENSSLRSQMVDNCIVLTHRPKNQKS; this is translated from the exons ATGTCCAAAGTTGAGATAGACATACCTGATAATTCACTGGACAAcag TGGCGACGGTGAATTACTAGGCATGGTAGATGAGGGGTCATTTG ACAGTGCTGAAGACCGGAATCAGATGGTCTCACAGTCGTTTATTGACGGGAACGAGGAGGACGCAGGTCACTACTTCAAAGATATTG gAGGAGCAGTGACATACAGGTTTGTGCCAATGACCTCTGGAGAGGAAACAATTAGTGATCAAGCATCTGGCTCGCCCACCCATG TACTCGCAAATCGTGAATTCTATGTAATTGGCAACTCAGTAGACGTGTTCGGATCCTCCTCAAATTCCAAGAAACCTATCAGAAGAGATCCAATGCAGGCAAAAGTTATTACTACTAAAAAG CGTGACGACAAGCGGCGAGCCACCCACAACGAGgtggagcggcggcggcgcgacaAGATCAACACGTGGATCAGCCGGCTCGCGGCGCTGATCCCCAGCTCCGGGCTCCCGGACTCCGCCAGCAAGGGGGGCATCCTGGCCAAGGCCTGCGATTATATCACGGAGCTCACGACTAAGCAGAAGAA ATTCGAGAAGTTAGAAATCGACAATGAAAAACTCGTAATGGAGGTACTGAAACTGAACCAAGAGCTAACAGAATTAAGAAAAGAGAATTCCTCACTTCGAAGCCAAATGGTAGATAATTGTATAGTATTAACACACAGGCCTAAGAACCAAAAGTCTTAG
- the LOC105381414 gene encoding upstream stimulatory factor 2 isoform X3 has product MSKVEIDIPDNSLDNSGDGELLGMVDEGSFDSAEDRNQMVSQSFIDGNEEDAGHYFKDIGGAVTYRFVPMTSGEETISDQASGSPTHVLANREFYVIGNSVDVFGSSSNSKKPIRRDPMQAKVITTKKRDDKRRATHNEVERRRRDKINTWISRLAALIPSSGLPDSASKGGILAKACDYITELTTKQKKFEKLEIDNEKLVMEVLKLNQELTELRKENSSLRSQMVDNCIVLTHRPKNQKS; this is encoded by the exons ATGTCCAAAGTTGAGATAGACATACCTGATAATTCACTGGACAAcag TGGCGACGGTGAATTACTAGGCATGGTAGATGAGGGGTCATTTG ACAGTGCTGAAGACCGGAATCAGATGGTCTCACAGTCGTTTATTGACGGGAACGAGGAGGACGCAGGTCACTACTTCAAAGATATTG gAGGAGCAGTGACATACAGGTTTGTGCCAATGACCTCTGGAGAGGAAACAATTAGTGATCAAGCATCTGGCTCGCCCACCCATG TACTCGCAAATCGTGAATTCTATGTAATTGGCAACTCAGTAGACGTGTTCGGATCCTCCTCAAATTCCAAGAAACCTATCAGAAGAGATCCAATGCAGGCAAAAGTTATTACTACTAAAAAG CGTGACGACAAGCGGCGAGCCACCCACAACGAGgtggagcggcggcggcgcgacaAG ATCAACACGTGGATCAGCCGGCTCGCGGCGCTGATCCCCAGCTCCGGGCTCCCGGAC TCCGCCAGCAAGGGGGGCATCCTGGCCAAGGCCTGCGATTATATCACGGAGCTCACCACCAAGCAGAAGAA ATTCGAGAAGTTAGAAATCGACAATGAAAAACTCGTAATGGAGGTACTGAAACTGAACCAAGAGCTAACAGAATTAAGAAAAGAGAATTCCTCACTTCGAAGCCAAATGGTAGATAATTGTATAGTATTAACACACAGGCCTAAGAACCAAAAGTCTTAG
- the LOC105381414 gene encoding upstream stimulatory factor 2 isoform X4 — translation MSKVEIDIPDNSLDNSGDGELLGMVDEGSFDSAEDRNQMVSQSFIDGNEEDAGHYFKDIGGAVTYRFVPMTSGEETISDQASGSPTHVLANREFYVIGNSVDVFGSSSNSKKPIRRDPMQAKVITTKKRDDKRRATHNEVERRRRDKINTWISRLAALIPSSGLPDSANKGGILAKACDYITELTTKQKKFEKLEIDNEKLVMEVLKLNQELTELRKENSSLRSQMVDNCIVLTHRPKNQKS, via the exons ATGTCCAAAGTTGAGATAGACATACCTGATAATTCACTGGACAAcag TGGCGACGGTGAATTACTAGGCATGGTAGATGAGGGGTCATTTG ACAGTGCTGAAGACCGGAATCAGATGGTCTCACAGTCGTTTATTGACGGGAACGAGGAGGACGCAGGTCACTACTTCAAAGATATTG gAGGAGCAGTGACATACAGGTTTGTGCCAATGACCTCTGGAGAGGAAACAATTAGTGATCAAGCATCTGGCTCGCCCACCCATG TACTCGCAAATCGTGAATTCTATGTAATTGGCAACTCAGTAGACGTGTTCGGATCCTCCTCAAATTCCAAGAAACCTATCAGAAGAGATCCAATGCAGGCAAAAGTTATTACTACTAAAAAG CGTGACGACAAGCGGCGAGCCACCCACAACGAGgtggagcggcggcggcgcgacaAG ATCAACACGTGGATCAGCCGGCTCGCGGCGCTGATCCCCAGCTCCGGGCTCCCGGACTCCGCCAACAAGGGCGGCATCCTGGCCAAG GCCTGCGATTATATCACGGAGCTCACCACCAAGCAGAAGAA ATTCGAGAAGTTAGAAATCGACAATGAAAAACTCGTAATGGAGGTACTGAAACTGAACCAAGAGCTAACAGAATTAAGAAAAGAGAATTCCTCACTTCGAAGCCAAATGGTAGATAATTGTATAGTATTAACACACAGGCCTAAGAACCAAAAGTCTTAG